The following coding sequences are from one Paenibacillus sp. JDR-2 window:
- a CDS encoding endonuclease MutS2 translates to MNEAVFQRLEYDKLKDKMIGYTVSPAGRLLAERHVPSTNPKQIRAWLNETEEAAALLASGASVPLSAMDGIDPFLALLGKGRIYTETELDQLLAWLVSIGQMKRYMNNKRMIAPTIAGYADSMNDCPNLRQELDRCIRYGRLTDQASPDLGTIRRHLIVIEDRIHKKLEASLSKYKSALQDPIISKRRGRSVISVKREHRKLVPGTVWDESASGQTLFIEPIDVAELQQEWQEWSAEEERERTIILSGLSEEAEQYKYELLQNREAMASFDFMLARGKLSLSYDGQPVTLSEEPIIKLVEARHPLLGGHAEPINVELGIRWKQLIITGPNTGGKTVALKTIGLLTLLVQSGLLVPASPQSRFGVFRHIMADVGDGQSLEQSLSTFSSHIAVLKEMLRSADERTIILLDELAAGTDPGEGIALSIAVLEELLKRGALTGATTHFNEIKKFASRTRGCMNARMAFDSETLRPLYRLEIGEAGESHAFAIARRFGLPGHVMQRAEKLAEGRVKIQLDEPAEEESQDEEKLFIEQSALPKQTEQPDETSNPKEKSPAPAYAQGDAVWIYPLKRAGIVFEPADERGEVIVQVQGKKMSFNRKRIKPYINREKLYPGADYDMDIVFDTKENRKKRKLMGRKYVEGLTIETKPDATGE, encoded by the coding sequence ATGAACGAAGCCGTATTTCAAAGATTGGAATATGACAAATTGAAAGACAAGATGATCGGCTACACCGTATCCCCCGCAGGTCGCCTTTTGGCAGAGCGGCATGTACCAAGCACCAATCCGAAACAAATCCGGGCATGGCTGAACGAAACGGAGGAGGCTGCGGCTTTGCTGGCGAGCGGAGCAAGCGTACCGCTGTCCGCAATGGACGGAATCGATCCGTTCCTAGCCTTGCTCGGGAAAGGCAGGATCTATACGGAGACGGAGCTTGACCAGCTGCTGGCTTGGCTTGTTTCCATTGGGCAGATGAAACGTTACATGAACAATAAACGAATGATCGCCCCAACGATTGCGGGTTATGCCGATTCGATGAATGACTGTCCGAATCTCAGACAGGAGCTAGACCGTTGTATCCGGTACGGCAGGTTGACGGATCAAGCCAGTCCCGATCTTGGGACGATCCGTCGCCATCTCATCGTGATTGAGGACCGAATTCACAAAAAGCTGGAGGCCTCGCTCTCCAAATATAAGTCGGCGCTTCAGGATCCGATAATCAGCAAGCGGAGAGGAAGATCCGTCATTTCGGTCAAACGTGAGCATCGAAAGCTGGTTCCCGGGACCGTATGGGATGAATCGGCTAGCGGCCAGACTTTGTTTATTGAGCCGATAGACGTTGCGGAGCTGCAGCAGGAATGGCAGGAATGGTCGGCGGAGGAGGAGCGGGAGCGGACGATTATTTTATCCGGATTGTCGGAGGAGGCGGAGCAGTATAAATACGAACTGCTTCAGAACCGGGAAGCTATGGCGTCTTTTGACTTCATGCTGGCCAGAGGTAAGCTCTCGCTGTCCTATGACGGTCAGCCCGTAACGCTTAGCGAAGAACCAATCATTAAGCTTGTAGAAGCCCGTCACCCTCTGCTTGGCGGTCACGCCGAACCGATTAACGTCGAGCTGGGCATCAGGTGGAAGCAGCTTATTATTACGGGACCTAACACAGGCGGCAAAACGGTAGCGCTGAAGACTATTGGCCTGCTGACCTTGTTAGTGCAATCCGGCCTGCTTGTGCCGGCTTCTCCGCAAAGCCGGTTTGGCGTCTTCCGCCATATTATGGCCGATGTTGGGGATGGACAAAGTTTGGAGCAGTCGCTCAGCACATTTTCCTCGCATATCGCCGTACTGAAGGAAATGCTTCGTTCAGCTGACGAGCGGACGATTATTCTTCTGGATGAGCTCGCTGCGGGTACGGATCCCGGCGAAGGAATCGCTTTATCCATTGCTGTGCTGGAAGAGCTGCTGAAACGCGGAGCTTTAACGGGGGCAACAACGCATTTTAACGAGATTAAGAAATTTGCTTCCAGAACGCGCGGCTGCATGAATGCCAGAATGGCGTTTGATTCCGAAACGCTGCGTCCTCTATACCGGTTGGAGATTGGGGAAGCGGGCGAGAGTCATGCTTTTGCGATTGCGAGAAGGTTCGGTCTTCCCGGGCATGTAATGCAGCGGGCCGAGAAGCTTGCGGAGGGAAGAGTGAAGATCCAATTGGATGAACCGGCCGAAGAAGAGAGCCAAGACGAGGAGAAATTGTTTATCGAACAGTCTGCTCTGCCGAAACAAACAGAGCAGCCGGACGAGACGAGCAACCCGAAGGAGAAATCCCCTGCTCCAGCCTACGCCCAAGGAGACGCCGTATGGATCTATCCGCTGAAGCGTGCCGGGATTGTGTTTGAGCCCGCTGACGAGCGGGGAGAAGTAATCGTTCAGGTTCAGGGGAAAAAGATGTCCTTCAACCGGAAACGGATCAAGCCGTATATCAACAGGGAGAAACTGTATCCCGGCGCTGACTATGATATGGATATCGTATTTGATACGAAGGAAAACCGGAAGAAGAGGAAGCTGATGGGCCGTAAGTATGTAGAGGGCTTAACGATCGAGACGAAGCCGGATGCAACCGGGGAATAA
- a CDS encoding thiamine diphosphokinase yields the protein MNNRIIICTGGRLGEWVRPYIRPGDRLIGADRGALFLVQHGYTPDLALGDFDSVTLEELELIRSVSRETVTYDPIDKDYTDTELAFRYALEQSPSEIRMLGALGSRFDHSLANVHLLKLAIEQGIPASITDEHNTISLAEEGTTGLQQSEYSHISLLPLSEEVKGITLRGFVYPLHEATLRIGQSLGISNILAEPDGTLTVRAGTLLVIQSKD from the coding sequence ATGAACAACCGGATTATTATCTGTACGGGCGGCCGTTTAGGCGAATGGGTGCGTCCCTATATCCGTCCAGGCGATCGGTTAATAGGAGCTGACCGCGGCGCTTTGTTCCTGGTACAGCACGGATACACGCCGGATCTGGCGCTTGGCGACTTCGATTCCGTAACTCTGGAGGAGCTTGAGCTTATTCGTTCCGTCAGCCGGGAAACGGTCACGTACGATCCGATAGACAAGGACTATACGGATACTGAGCTTGCCTTCCGTTATGCGCTTGAACAATCTCCTTCCGAGATCCGAATGCTTGGGGCACTGGGGAGCCGGTTCGACCATTCCCTTGCAAATGTCCACTTATTGAAGCTTGCAATCGAACAAGGCATTCCGGCATCGATTACCGATGAGCATAATACGATTTCCCTTGCAGAGGAAGGAACTACCGGGCTGCAACAAAGCGAATACAGTCATATTTCGCTCCTTCCGCTGTCCGAAGAGGTAAAGGGAATTACGCTGCGCGGATTTGTCTATCCGCTGCATGAAGCAACGCTGCGGATCGGTCAATCCCTCGGCATAAGCAATATTCTCGCGGAGCCAGACGGTACCTTGACCGTCCGCGCAGGCACCTTATTAGTTATTCAAAGTAAAGATTAA
- a CDS encoding trimeric intracellular cation channel family protein yields the protein MDIFGVFSIIGTVAFAVSGAIVAMEEEYDILGVFVLGLVTAFGGGVIRNLLIGRPVTTLWNQGSLLEIAVIAMTIAFLLPVSWINKWKKSEAFFDAIGLSAFAIQGALYATEMNHPISAVLVAAMLTGIGGGIIRDVLAGRKPLVLKDEIYAVWAMLAGLAVGEGWFHTTIQLLLLFVIVIVFRMLSVYYKWRLPRRSLKQKEGGII from the coding sequence TTGGACATCTTTGGCGTTTTCAGTATTATCGGTACGGTTGCATTTGCGGTCAGCGGCGCGATCGTTGCCATGGAGGAAGAATATGATATTCTAGGCGTATTCGTGCTGGGGCTTGTAACCGCGTTTGGGGGCGGGGTTATACGAAATTTGCTGATCGGCCGGCCGGTTACAACGTTATGGAACCAGGGCAGCTTGCTGGAAATTGCGGTTATTGCCATGACGATTGCGTTTTTGCTGCCTGTATCCTGGATTAACAAATGGAAAAAAAGCGAAGCGTTCTTCGATGCCATCGGCTTATCCGCATTTGCAATTCAGGGTGCATTATATGCAACGGAGATGAATCACCCGATCAGTGCCGTGCTGGTAGCCGCGATGTTGACCGGGATTGGGGGCGGCATTATCCGCGATGTGCTGGCAGGCAGGAAGCCTCTCGTATTGAAGGATGAAATCTATGCGGTATGGGCTATGCTCGCGGGCCTGGCAGTAGGTGAAGGCTGGTTCCATACGACCATACAGCTTTTATTGCTGTTTGTTATCGTTATCGTGTTCCGCATGCTGTCGGTTTATTATAAGTGGAGACTGCCCCGCAGATCGCTTAAACAGAAGGAGGGTGGCATTATATGA
- a CDS encoding low molecular weight protein-tyrosine-phosphatase: MNKARVLFVCLGNICRSPMAEAVFRSLVEKSKLTDVIEIDSAGTGDWHIGKPPHEGTRKQLDLHGISYAGMKARQFTAQDQTFDYIVCMDTKNEADVRRIIGDASHSAKIFKFMDMLPQAAEDDVPDPYYTGNFDYVYELVTEGCKRLLDQIVNDLK, from the coding sequence ATGAATAAAGCACGCGTATTGTTTGTTTGCCTTGGCAACATTTGCCGCTCGCCCATGGCGGAAGCCGTATTCCGCAGCCTGGTAGAGAAGAGTAAGCTGACGGACGTCATCGAGATTGATTCCGCAGGTACAGGGGATTGGCATATCGGAAAACCGCCCCATGAAGGGACGCGCAAGCAGCTAGATCTTCACGGCATCTCCTATGCCGGGATGAAAGCGAGACAATTCACCGCTCAGGACCAAACGTTTGATTATATCGTCTGCATGGATACGAAAAATGAAGCCGATGTACGCCGCATCATCGGAGACGCATCTCATTCGGCGAAAATTTTCAAATTTATGGACATGCTGCCTCAAGCGGCTGAGGACGATGTGCCTGATCCGTATTACACAGGCAACTTCGATTATGTGTACGAGCTTGTAACCGAAGGCTGCAAACGGCTCCTCGATCAGATCGTTAACGACCTGAAATAA
- a CDS encoding alpha/beta hydrolase has translation MTDERYLKRTVVKEIVKSNYLLEGERSLRVYLPPGYNEVLSYPVVYCQDGEDFFNFGRIATTANRIILDEGVEPFIIVGVDVDKTYRTAEYSPSGDRHEAYVRFFGQELIPFIEGKYPVRTAPEHRLLAGDSLGGTISFHLALTYPELFTRILSLSGAYYDRSREIMEAQKDLSWLEIYMIAGFQETAYDTGHGIFDFLDINRTARSLLEGRGAKVTYAEKEGGHQWGFWQQELPAGLMHFIEVE, from the coding sequence ATGACTGATGAACGTTATTTAAAACGCACCGTAGTTAAAGAAATTGTAAAGAGCAACTATTTGCTCGAAGGCGAACGCAGCTTGCGCGTCTATTTGCCGCCCGGTTATAACGAGGTGCTAAGCTACCCTGTCGTGTACTGCCAGGATGGCGAAGACTTCTTCAATTTCGGAAGGATTGCCACGACGGCAAACCGCATTATTCTCGATGAGGGCGTTGAACCTTTTATTATTGTTGGCGTAGATGTCGACAAAACGTACCGAACAGCGGAGTACTCGCCTAGCGGCGACCGTCATGAGGCTTATGTCCGGTTCTTCGGGCAAGAGCTGATTCCTTTTATTGAAGGTAAATATCCCGTACGTACCGCTCCCGAGCATCGGCTGCTTGCCGGCGACTCCTTGGGCGGAACGATTTCTTTCCACCTCGCTTTGACCTATCCTGAGCTGTTCACGCGCATTTTGTCGCTATCCGGTGCTTATTATGACCGTTCCCGTGAAATTATGGAAGCTCAAAAGGACCTATCTTGGCTGGAGATCTACATGATTGCCGGCTTCCAAGAGACCGCTTATGATACCGGCCATGGCATCTTTGATTTCCTCGACATCAACCGGACGGCCCGTTCTCTTCTGGAAGGACGCGGCGCTAAGGTAACCTATGCCGAAAAAGAAGGCGGCCATCAGTGGGGCTTCTGGCAGCAGGAGCTGCCTGCCGGCCTGATGCATTTTATCGAAGTGGAATAA
- the pdhA gene encoding pyruvate dehydrogenase (acetyl-transferring) E1 component subunit alpha, with the protein MSKVLNKLPYEVQTEPVKPISVLSLDGDVVNPEYMPDLTDEQLKEIMYRMVFTRTWDERAVNLGRQGRLGFYAPVSGQEASMIGSEYALNKDDFICPGYRDIPQLVWHGLPMYQGFLYSRGHQHGGQIPEDVHVLMPQIIIGAQVLHAAGVAMAFKKRGEKRVAITYTGDGGSSEGDFYESMNFAGVFKLPVIYVVQNNRYAITTPYEKQTAALSVAHKSVAAGIKGIQIDGMDVLAVIKAVSEAAERGRNGEGATLIEMLTYRFRPHSLSDDATKYRTKEEEAEWGLKDPLIRFGKFLEKKGLWTEEDTNRVKEEAKAAVNENIKKAEATEKMTVGGLIDSMFETTPQHLEEQKADFQ; encoded by the coding sequence ATGAGCAAAGTGCTTAACAAACTGCCATATGAAGTTCAAACGGAACCTGTAAAACCAATATCCGTGTTGTCGCTCGATGGCGACGTGGTTAACCCGGAATATATGCCGGACCTGACTGACGAACAATTGAAAGAAATTATGTACCGTATGGTATTCACCCGTACTTGGGATGAGCGTGCTGTAAATCTTGGCCGTCAAGGCCGTCTTGGCTTCTATGCTCCGGTATCCGGACAAGAAGCATCAATGATCGGCAGCGAATACGCGCTTAATAAAGATGATTTCATTTGCCCGGGCTACCGCGATATTCCGCAGCTTGTATGGCATGGTCTTCCTATGTACCAAGGCTTCTTGTATTCCCGCGGTCATCAGCATGGCGGTCAAATTCCTGAAGACGTACACGTGCTTATGCCGCAAATCATCATCGGCGCGCAAGTGCTTCATGCAGCCGGCGTAGCAATGGCATTCAAGAAACGCGGCGAGAAACGCGTAGCGATTACTTATACAGGTGACGGCGGCTCTTCTGAAGGCGACTTCTACGAGTCTATGAACTTTGCTGGAGTATTCAAGCTTCCAGTTATCTATGTTGTACAAAACAACCGTTATGCCATCACAACTCCTTACGAGAAACAAACTGCTGCTCTTTCGGTTGCTCATAAATCGGTTGCTGCCGGTATCAAAGGTATTCAAATCGATGGCATGGACGTTCTTGCTGTTATTAAAGCAGTATCCGAAGCAGCTGAACGCGGCCGTAACGGTGAAGGCGCAACTCTGATCGAGATGTTGACTTACCGTTTCCGTCCGCATTCCCTGTCTGACGATGCGACGAAATACCGTACGAAAGAAGAAGAAGCGGAATGGGGCCTTAAGGATCCTCTTATTCGTTTCGGCAAGTTCCTGGAGAAGAAAGGCCTCTGGACGGAAGAAGATACAAACCGTGTGAAAGAAGAAGCGAAAGCGGCTGTTAACGAGAACATCAAGAAAGCGGAAGCAACTGAGAAAATGACAGTTGGCGGCTTGATTGACTCCATGTTCGAAACAACGCCTCAGCATCTGGAAGAGCAAAAGGCTGATTTTCAATAA
- a CDS encoding alpha-ketoacid dehydrogenase subunit beta, translating to MAQMNMLEAIRDAMRVELKRDENVLIFGEDVGKVGGVFRVTEGLQEEFGEERVFDTPLAESAIGGLAVGMGIQGFRPVAEIQFVGFIYEAMDQMFIQAARMRYRSGGRYNSPIVFRTPFGGGVKAAELHTDSLEGLAVQTPGIKVVIPSNPYDAKGLMIAAIRDNDPVFFMEHLNLYRAFRAEVPEGEYTIEIGKANVVREGSDVTIIAYGMMVHTAVKAADELAKNGVNAEVIDLRSLVPLDIDTIVASIKKTNRAIVVQEAQKTSGVAAEVIAQINEKAILHLEAPVLRVAGPDTVYPFAQIEDTWLPTPARIVDAVNKVLSF from the coding sequence ATGGCTCAAATGAATATGTTGGAAGCAATCCGCGACGCTATGCGTGTGGAGCTTAAACGTGATGAGAACGTACTTATCTTCGGTGAGGACGTTGGTAAAGTTGGCGGTGTATTCCGCGTAACTGAAGGTTTGCAAGAAGAATTCGGCGAGGAGCGCGTATTCGATACGCCTCTTGCCGAGTCCGCGATCGGCGGTCTGGCAGTGGGTATGGGTATTCAAGGCTTCCGCCCGGTTGCCGAAATCCAGTTCGTTGGTTTCATTTATGAAGCAATGGACCAAATGTTCATTCAAGCAGCTCGTATGCGTTACCGTTCCGGCGGTCGCTACAACTCGCCAATCGTATTCCGTACGCCATTTGGCGGCGGCGTTAAAGCTGCAGAACTTCATACAGACTCCTTGGAAGGTCTGGCTGTTCAGACTCCAGGTATTAAAGTTGTTATTCCTTCCAATCCTTATGATGCAAAAGGTCTTATGATTGCCGCAATCCGCGACAATGACCCAGTATTCTTCATGGAACACCTTAACTTATACCGCGCATTCCGCGCTGAAGTACCTGAAGGTGAGTACACAATCGAGATCGGTAAAGCAAACGTCGTTCGCGAAGGTTCGGACGTAACCATCATCGCTTACGGCATGATGGTTCACACAGCCGTGAAAGCGGCGGACGAGCTGGCGAAGAACGGTGTAAACGCGGAAGTTATCGACCTGCGTTCCCTGGTACCGCTCGATATCGATACAATCGTAGCTTCGATTAAAAAAACAAACCGCGCAATCGTTGTTCAAGAAGCGCAAAAAACTTCCGGCGTAGCTGCAGAAGTAATTGCTCAAATCAACGAAAAAGCGATCCTGCACCTCGAAGCTCCAGTTCTTCGCGTTGCTGGTCCGGATACAGTGTATCCTTTCGCGCAAATCGAAGATACTTGGCTGCCAACTCCAGCTCGTATCGTAGATGCGGTTAATAAAGTACTGAGCTTCTAA
- a CDS encoding dihydrolipoamide acetyltransferase family protein: MAKFEYKFPELGEGLHEGEIVKVHIKAGDKVTDDDIIMEVQNDKAVVEVPCPVNGTVLEVRMKDGQVCHVGEVVAIIDAEGDIPEQDTPAAEAPAAAPAPAAAPAAPAAAPAAAPAAPAEAPKATGGLVLATPSVRKFAREQGVDLTTVTGTGKNGRITREDVTNGGGAAPAAAAPATDAAAPAAAEAPAAKPAAAAVDAYRPEERVPFKGIRKAIANAMVKSVYTAPHVTIMDEVDVTELVALRAKYKPYAEKKGSKLTYLPFIVKALVAACRQFPIMNATLDEANQEIVYKKFYNIGIATDTDNGLIVPVIEDADRKNIFMVADKIRDLAVKGREGKLSAAELKGSTITISNIGSAGGMFFTPVINFPEVAILGTGRISEKPVVRNGEIVAAPVMALSLSFDHRLIDGATAQNFMNYIKQLLGQPELFIMEV; this comes from the coding sequence GTGGCGAAATTTGAATACAAATTTCCGGAGCTTGGCGAAGGCTTGCACGAAGGCGAAATCGTAAAAGTGCACATTAAAGCCGGCGACAAAGTAACGGATGACGATATCATCATGGAAGTACAAAACGATAAGGCAGTTGTAGAAGTGCCTTGCCCGGTTAACGGTACTGTACTCGAAGTACGCATGAAAGACGGCCAGGTTTGCCATGTTGGCGAAGTTGTGGCCATCATTGATGCAGAAGGTGATATTCCAGAGCAAGATACTCCTGCTGCTGAAGCTCCAGCGGCGGCACCAGCACCAGCGGCGGCGCCTGCTGCACCGGCAGCGGCACCAGCGGCAGCTCCCGCTGCACCGGCAGAAGCTCCGAAAGCAACAGGCGGTTTGGTTCTGGCTACGCCTAGCGTTCGTAAATTTGCCCGCGAGCAAGGCGTTGACCTGACGACGGTTACCGGCACTGGCAAAAACGGCCGTATTACTCGTGAAGACGTAACAAACGGCGGCGGTGCAGCACCAGCGGCGGCAGCTCCGGCAACGGATGCGGCAGCTCCTGCAGCAGCAGAAGCACCAGCAGCTAAACCGGCAGCAGCGGCAGTTGACGCATACCGTCCGGAAGAGCGCGTACCGTTCAAAGGCATCCGTAAAGCAATTGCCAACGCGATGGTTAAATCGGTATACACAGCTCCTCACGTAACAATCATGGATGAAGTTGACGTAACTGAACTGGTTGCTCTGCGCGCGAAATACAAGCCGTATGCAGAGAAAAAAGGTTCCAAGCTGACTTACCTGCCATTCATCGTGAAGGCACTCGTTGCGGCTTGCCGTCAATTCCCGATCATGAACGCTACGCTGGATGAGGCTAACCAAGAGATCGTCTACAAGAAGTTCTATAACATCGGTATTGCTACAGATACAGACAACGGCCTGATCGTTCCTGTTATCGAAGACGCTGACCGTAAAAATATTTTCATGGTTGCCGACAAAATCCGCGACCTGGCTGTTAAAGGCCGCGAAGGAAAATTATCCGCTGCAGAGCTTAAAGGCAGCACGATCACAATTTCCAACATCGGTTCCGCTGGCGGTATGTTCTTTACTCCGGTAATCAACTTCCCTGAAGTTGCGATCCTGGGTACTGGCCGTATCTCCGAGAAACCGGTTGTTCGCAACGGAGAAATCGTGGCAGCTCCTGTAATGGCTCTGTCGCTGAGCTTCGACCACCGTCTGATCGACGGCGCAACTGCTCAAAACTTTATGAACTACATTAAACAACTTCTGGGTCAACCAGAATTATTCATCATGGAGGTGTAA
- the lpdA gene encoding dihydrolipoyl dehydrogenase — MVVGDPSLDIDTLVIGAGPGGYVAAIRAAQLGQNVLVVEKENVGGVCLNVGCIPSKALISASHQYESISHASAFGITAGDVKVEWNKVQEFKNGIVKKLTGGVASLLKANKVQYFNGEVMFINENEARVFNDQEAPRYRFKNCIIATGSRPIELKAFPFSGRIVSSTGALSLPEIPKSIIVIGGGYIGIELGQMYSKFGTKVTIIEGGDAILPGFDKDMGSIVAKKLKGTNVDIVTGAMAQGAEQTDKDVTLTYKVGDKEEKVTADYLLVTVGRRPNTDGDLGLELANVKVGERGLVEVDAQCRTSNPHIYAIGDIIAGPALAHKAMYEGRIAAEAISGQPSVIDYKCVPAVCFSDPECAAVGLSEKEAKDKGYKTKVGKFPFAINGRAMSLNATEGFVKLVSDADTGLVLGAQIIGLEASNMIAELALAIEMGATLEDIALTIHAHPTLGEIVLDAAEVALGHPIHTVAK, encoded by the coding sequence ATGGTAGTAGGAGATCCGTCTTTAGATATTGATACTCTAGTCATCGGTGCAGGTCCCGGCGGTTATGTTGCAGCAATCCGTGCTGCACAGCTGGGTCAAAACGTTCTTGTTGTTGAGAAAGAGAATGTGGGCGGCGTTTGCTTGAACGTTGGTTGTATTCCTTCCAAAGCGCTTATCTCGGCATCGCATCAATACGAATCCATTAGCCATGCATCGGCTTTCGGCATCACAGCCGGCGACGTGAAAGTGGAATGGAACAAAGTACAAGAGTTCAAAAACGGTATCGTTAAAAAACTGACCGGCGGCGTTGCATCGCTTTTGAAAGCGAACAAAGTGCAATACTTCAACGGCGAAGTTATGTTTATCAACGAGAACGAAGCACGTGTCTTCAACGATCAAGAAGCACCGCGCTACCGTTTCAAAAACTGTATCATCGCTACAGGTTCCCGTCCAATCGAGCTGAAAGCATTCCCGTTCAGCGGCCGTATCGTTTCGTCGACAGGCGCTTTGTCGCTGCCTGAAATTCCGAAAAGCATCATCGTTATCGGCGGCGGCTACATCGGCATCGAGCTTGGCCAAATGTACTCCAAGTTCGGTACGAAAGTAACTATTATCGAAGGCGGCGACGCGATTCTGCCAGGCTTCGATAAAGATATGGGCTCGATCGTTGCTAAGAAATTGAAAGGCACGAACGTTGACATCGTTACTGGCGCAATGGCTCAAGGCGCTGAGCAAACCGATAAAGACGTAACGTTGACTTATAAAGTTGGCGACAAAGAAGAGAAAGTAACGGCAGACTACCTGCTCGTTACCGTTGGACGTCGTCCAAACACTGACGGAGACCTTGGTCTTGAACTGGCTAACGTAAAAGTTGGCGAGCGCGGTCTGGTTGAAGTTGACGCGCAATGCCGCACAAGCAACCCGCATATCTATGCAATCGGCGATATCATCGCTGGTCCTGCTCTTGCGCACAAAGCGATGTACGAAGGCCGCATTGCTGCAGAAGCAATCTCCGGTCAGCCAAGCGTTATCGATTACAAATGCGTACCTGCGGTTTGCTTCTCGGATCCGGAATGCGCAGCAGTTGGTCTTTCCGAGAAAGAAGCAAAAGACAAAGGCTACAAAACAAAAGTGGGCAAGTTCCCATTTGCGATCAATGGCCGTGCAATGTCGCTTAACGCGACTGAAGGCTTCGTGAAGCTCGTATCCGATGCTGACACTGGTCTTGTTCTGGGCGCACAAATCATCGGTCTGGAAGCTTCCAACATGATTGCTGAGCTTGCTCTGGCTATCGAGATGGGTGCTACTCTTGAAGATATCGCCCTGACTATCCACGCGCATCCAACACTGGGTGAGATCGTTCTGGACGCTGCTGAAGTAGCGCTCGGACATCCAATCCATACGGTTGCTAAGTAA
- a CDS encoding acyl-CoA thioesterase gives MEKPASASRTVMTQIIFPLDTNHHDTMFGGKVMEYMDKAAAIAAMRHARMQVVTASTDSLDFVAPIRVGEVIEVEAYVSWTNNSSMEVCVTVQSENLYTAERTTTVTAFFTFVALNDKGKPAMVPKVYPQTDEEIRMFATAPERHELRMKRKRERQHAAKT, from the coding sequence ATGGAAAAGCCGGCTAGTGCATCCAGGACGGTAATGACGCAGATCATTTTTCCGCTGGATACGAATCATCACGATACGATGTTTGGCGGCAAGGTTATGGAGTATATGGACAAGGCGGCTGCCATTGCAGCGATGCGGCATGCCCGGATGCAGGTAGTGACTGCTTCAACGGACAGTCTTGATTTTGTAGCGCCCATTAGAGTAGGGGAAGTTATCGAAGTGGAAGCTTATGTAAGCTGGACGAACAATTCCTCCATGGAAGTGTGCGTGACCGTTCAATCGGAGAACCTGTATACGGCCGAGCGGACCACAACGGTTACGGCGTTCTTTACTTTTGTGGCGTTGAATGATAAAGGCAAACCCGCAATGGTGCCCAAAGTATATCCGCAGACAGACGAGGAAATTCGCATGTTTGCAACTGCCCCGGAGCGGCATGAACTTCGGATGAAACGAAAACGGGAACGTCAGCACGCAGCGAAAACGTGA
- a CDS encoding thymidylate synthase: protein MTVQTSETEYLQLLRHVLENGVKKEDRTGTGTISTFGYQMRFDLAKGFPILTTKRVPFKLIVSELLWFIKGDSNIRYLLKHKNHIWDEWAFKRWVESTDYNGPDMTNFGLRSQTDEAFNVVYQEQMDKFTNLVLTDDAFAEKYGDLGNVYGKQWREWRTTQGETIDQLKGIIDTIKKNPDSRRLIVSAWNPEDVPSMALPPCHTMFQFYVINGKLSCQLYQRSGDIFLGIPFNIASYALLTHLIAQECGLGVGEFIHTLGDAHIYLNHLEQIDIQLQRDMRELPVLAINPDVSSIFDAEVEDIKLENYQPHPTIKAPVAV from the coding sequence GTGACAGTTCAAACGAGTGAAACGGAATATTTGCAATTGCTCCGGCATGTGCTTGAGAACGGCGTGAAGAAAGAGGACCGGACGGGTACCGGAACGATCTCGACTTTCGGTTACCAGATGCGGTTTGACCTTGCCAAGGGCTTTCCGATTCTGACGACGAAGAGAGTGCCTTTCAAGCTTATTGTCAGTGAATTGCTGTGGTTTATCAAAGGCGATAGCAATATCCGGTATTTGCTGAAGCATAAGAACCATATTTGGGATGAATGGGCGTTTAAAAGATGGGTGGAGAGCACCGACTACAATGGCCCGGACATGACGAACTTTGGCCTTCGTTCGCAGACGGATGAGGCCTTCAACGTCGTATATCAAGAGCAGATGGACAAATTCACGAATCTCGTGCTGACCGATGATGCTTTTGCCGAGAAGTACGGCGATCTGGGCAACGTTTACGGCAAGCAATGGCGTGAATGGCGTACAACGCAAGGAGAAACGATTGATCAGCTCAAGGGAATTATCGATACGATCAAGAAAAATCCGGATTCCCGCCGTTTGATCGTATCGGCATGGAACCCAGAGGACGTACCGTCGATGGCGCTTCCTCCTTGCCACACGATGTTCCAGTTTTATGTGATTAACGGCAAGCTGAGCTGTCAGCTGTATCAGCGGAGCGGCGATATTTTCCTCGGAATCCCGTTTAATATTGCAAGCTATGCTCTGCTCACGCATCTCATTGCCCAGGAGTGCGGGCTTGGGGTCGGCGAGTTTATTCATACGCTTGGCGATGCGCATATTTATTTGAACCACCTGGAACAAATTGATATTCAATTGCAGCGGGACATGCGGGAGCTGCCAGTCCTTGCGATAAATCCGGATGTGAGTTCAATCTTCGACGCGGAGGTTGAAGATATCAAGCTCGAGAACTATCAGCCGCATCCTACTATTAAGGCTCCGGTAGCCGTATAA